One Gadus chalcogrammus isolate NIFS_2021 chromosome 22, NIFS_Gcha_1.0, whole genome shotgun sequence genomic window carries:
- the LOC130375972 gene encoding transcription termination factor 1b, mitochondrial, with the protein MTLVSITRALLSLDRAVALRCSSSLLPVPRTAPWLPRGLCTATPTPDGDHLHGKQKTSAGSENVSLLENLSLLGVDLKKARQRQPGVLRKLLTNEQGVAGFLQAKGASRQVIAGIISRYPRAITRSLDHLEQRWALWRRVFASDSEVVDILHRSPESFFRSSDNENLEKNIVFLSSLGFDAKALHRLLTTAPRTFSNSAELNRQMVELLEDVGSELGLTHRSEPTPEGFAKAVISRNVYVLIRSTKRVRRNVEVLRASLRLDDAELLALLQGPGAEILDLSNEYLGKNFRSLREKMASLGCGRADVKRLVVAYPMVLYISSENLSGKLDALLRGGVSIQQVVDKPKVLDYSTQNIAGRIEELQRVGYEFQRHGIAILDTSRKRFDAKMLKLSAALPPSTPPQEGGG; encoded by the coding sequence ATGACATTAGTATCCATAACCAGAGCTCTTTTGAGCCTAGACCGAGCAGTGGCGCTGCGTTGCAGTTCATCGCTCCTTCCCGTCCCGAGGACAGCCCCCTGGCTCCCGCGGGGGCTTTGCACCGCCACTCCTACCCCAGACGGCGACCACCTCCACGGCAAGCAGAAGACTTCGGCTGGCTCCGAAAACGTGTCTCTGCTGGAGAACCTGAGCCTGCTGGGCGTGGACCTGAAGAAGGCTCGCCAGCGCCAGCCGGGCGTGCTGCGCAAGCTGCTGACCAACGAGCAGGGCGTGGCCGGCTTCCTGCAGGCCAAGGGCGCCAGCCGCCAGGTGATCGCCGGCATCATCTCGCGGTACCCCCGGGCCATCACGCGCTCCCTGGACCACCTGGAGCAGCGCTGGGCGCTTTGGCGCCGCGTGTTCGCCAGCGACTCGGAGGTGGTGGACATCCTGCACCGCTCGCCCGAGTCGTTCTTCCGCTCCAGCGACAACGAGAACCTGGAGAAGAACATCGTCTTCCTGTCCTCGCTGGGCTTCGACGCCAAGGCGCTGCACCGGCTGCTGACCACGGCGCCACGCACCTTCTCCAACAGCGCCGAGCTCAACCGGCAGatggtggagctgctggaggacgtGGGCTCGGAGCTGGGCCTGACGCACCGCTCGGAGCCCACGCCCGAGGGCTTCGCCAAGGCGGTGATCAGCAGGAACGTGTACGTGCTGATCCGCAGCACCAAGCGGGTGCGGAGGAACGTGGAGGTGCTGCGGGCGTCCCTGCGGCTGGACGACGCCGAGCTGCTGGCCCTGCTGCAGGGACCCGGTGCGGAGATCCTGGACCTGTCCAACGAGTACCTCGGCAAGAACTTCAGGAGCCTCCGGGAGAAGATGGCGTCACTGGGCTGCGGGCGGGCCGACGTGAAGCGGCTGGTGGTGGCCTACCCCATGGTGCTGTACATCAGCTCGGAGAACCTGAGCGGCAAGCTGGACGCCCTGCTGAGGGGCGGGGTCAGCATACAGCAGGTGGTGGACAAGCCCAAGGTGCTGGACTACAGCACGCAGAACATCGCGGGGCGCATCGAGGAGCTGCAGAGGGTGGGCTACGAGTTCCAGAGGCACGGCATCGCCATCCTGGACACGAGTCGCAAGAGGTTTGACGCAAAGATGCTGAAGCTCAGTGCTGCGCTGCCGCCGTCGACGCCGCCacaggaagggggagggtga